The sequence below is a genomic window from uncultured Umboniibacter sp..
ATTGAACGTTGCCCTAATGAAGCTCACTGTCAAGTTGCCCAGCCTTTTGAGCAACTGAAGCCAACTAAAGTCAACGAAGAGTGTGACGCCTATTAGAAACGAGGCACTAGCAAGCAATACACCCCCAAAAACGTTAAGCCATTCGATAGTCGGTGCCAACAGGTACTCGCCAATAATTCCACCAACGCCGAACGGAAGCTCGGTGGCTAATTCACCGAACATCAGCTCCACTAGCAGACACCCACTAATGCAAGTGATCAGTAGCGCTACAAAACGAATCGCAAGCGTAACACTACTGAAATCCATTTCATTGCGACGGTAAGCAAGAAAACTTAATACTCCACGCCAGATCACTAAGACCGCGAACAACCAGGTGATTGCGCCAAACAGACTGAACAGAGCATCGGCTACGCGTGCGCCAACGATACCAATAGCATTTTGCACCGGTACGCCAGTGTTAGAGTTACTAAAACTTGGATCGGTAGCCGTCCAAGTGAACAGCGCAACGAGAAGAAGTGACCCGAAGGCGATGACCAGAATAGCTAAGGATTCCTTCGCGAAGCGCTCAACTAACTGGCTTGAACTGTTAACCGGAGAATTACTCACAAGCGATGCCCTTAAGTGGTTCATTTAACTATTGTTATTATGCTAAATACTATCAAACCTTTTGTAAAAAAGCCCCTAGTTATAGCCGAAGCAACCAAAAGCGTGGCTAGACAACATAGCCTTGCCCGCTATTAGGTAGCTAGACAATATATTAACGTTTATACCTATCGTGAAAACCGAAGATGTCATGGCTTGTTTATTACCTTTGCTCCACGCTAAACTGACGCCCTATTGTATTACATCCCAATATTTCAGAGGCAACAATGTCCGATATCAAACATCATCGTTTAATCATCTTAGGCTCGGGTCCAGCGGGTTATAGCGCGGCAGTTTACGCAGCGCGAGCCAATCTTAATCCGGTTATCATCACCGGCATGCAACAGGGCGGCCAATTAACGACCACTACAGACGTAGATAATTGGCCTGGTGATGCCGAAGGCGTGCAAGGTCCGGAGCTGATGATGCGCATGCAAGCACATGCTGAACGCTTTGATACGGAAATAATTTTCGACCACATCTTAAATGCAGACTTGAGTCAGCGTCCATTTGTACTAGAAGGCAATGAGACGTATTCATGCGACGCATTAATCATTGCTACCGGCGCATCTGCGATGTATCTAGGATTAGAGTCAGAAACAGCGTTTCAAGGTAAAGGTGTGAGTGCCTGTGCAACCTGCGACGGATTTTTCTATCGCGGTCAGAAAGTTGCAGTGGTTGGTGGCGGTAATACGGCCGTGGAAGAAGCGCTGTACTTATCTAACATCGCCTCGGAAGTTACGCTAATACATCGTCGCGATTCACTCCGTTGCGAGAAGATTCTCGCTGACAAACTTTTCGAGAAAGAGAAGAACGGTAACGTCAACATCCTCTGGAACCATACCTTGGAAGAGGTAATTGGTGATGAAATGGGCGTTAATGGAATTCGTCTAAATGACCTTGAAAATAATACGAGTAAGAATCTTGATATCGCCGGGCTATTTATTGCTATCGGCCACCGGCCTAACACCGAATTGTTTGTCGATCAGTTAGCAATGGACGGTGGTTATCTTACTATTCAAAGTGGTTTGCAGGGAAATGCTACCCAAACTAGTATTCCAGGCGTTTTTGCT
It includes:
- the trxB gene encoding thioredoxin-disulfide reductase, with amino-acid sequence MSDIKHHRLIILGSGPAGYSAAVYAARANLNPVIITGMQQGGQLTTTTDVDNWPGDAEGVQGPELMMRMQAHAERFDTEIIFDHILNADLSQRPFVLEGNETYSCDALIIATGASAMYLGLESETAFQGKGVSACATCDGFFYRGQKVAVVGGGNTAVEEALYLSNIASEVTLIHRRDSLRCEKILADKLFEKEKNGNVNILWNHTLEEVIGDEMGVNGIRLNDLENNTSKNLDIAGLFIAIGHRPNTELFVDQLAMDGGYLTIQSGLQGNATQTSIPGVFAAGDVADQVYRQAVTSAGFGCMAALDAEKFLDEQ